In a single window of the Olivibacter sp. SDN3 genome:
- the ftsA gene encoding cell division protein FtsA, whose protein sequence is MEKRTTNRKDAPIVVGLDIGTTKICVTVGRRSEHNKIEVLGIGKAESLGVSRGVVANIQKTVTSIVKAVEEASAQSNVDVKVVNVGIAGQHIKSLQHRGILTRRDDNEIGRKDIEKLVEDMYKLVLPPGEEIIHVLPQEFTIDNEPGIKDPIGMAGRRMEANFHIISGHVSAVRNIKRCVEYANLEAQELILEPLASSEAVLSSEEKDAGVVLVDIGGGTTDVAIFHEGIIRHTAVIPLGGNIVTEDIKQGCSVLRNQAELLKVRFGSALADENRENEIICVPGLRGREHKEISVKNLAYIIQARMEEIIEHVYYEIKSSGYERKLIGGIVITGGGAQLKHLVQLVEYVTGLECRIGMPNEHLSKNEVLPKNAYDELKSPLYATGIGLLIKGIESVEYEEVENPTKSQLVKGIAEEGKKTFGFLDKIIRYISDDNKIEDTDYIK, encoded by the coding sequence ATGGAAAAACGAACTACTAACAGGAAAGATGCTCCAATAGTTGTAGGACTAGATATTGGTACCACAAAGATTTGTGTAACGGTGGGCCGTAGGAGCGAGCACAATAAAATAGAAGTGTTGGGGATTGGCAAGGCAGAATCGTTAGGTGTTAGTCGTGGCGTAGTGGCCAATATTCAAAAAACGGTTACCAGCATTGTTAAGGCTGTTGAAGAAGCCAGTGCACAATCCAATGTGGATGTTAAAGTCGTTAATGTGGGGATTGCAGGTCAACATATAAAAAGCCTACAACATCGGGGAATATTGACCCGTAGAGATGATAATGAAATAGGCCGTAAGGATATTGAGAAGCTTGTAGAGGATATGTACAAACTTGTACTTCCTCCAGGGGAAGAGATTATTCACGTATTGCCACAGGAATTCACTATTGATAATGAGCCAGGTATTAAGGACCCTATAGGTATGGCTGGCCGTAGGATGGAGGCCAATTTCCACATTATTTCAGGTCATGTCAGTGCTGTTAGAAATATTAAACGATGTGTTGAATATGCAAATCTAGAAGCTCAAGAGTTAATATTGGAGCCTTTAGCATCTTCGGAGGCGGTTTTAAGTTCCGAAGAAAAAGATGCAGGGGTCGTGTTAGTTGATATTGGAGGGGGCACAACAGACGTTGCTATTTTCCATGAAGGGATCATTCGTCATACAGCAGTCATACCCTTAGGAGGTAATATTGTTACCGAGGATATTAAACAGGGATGTTCTGTATTGCGGAATCAAGCAGAATTGTTAAAAGTACGGTTTGGATCAGCCTTGGCCGATGAAAATCGAGAAAATGAAATCATATGCGTGCCAGGCTTACGGGGCAGGGAGCACAAAGAGATTTCGGTTAAAAACCTGGCATATATTATTCAAGCGAGGATGGAAGAGATTATCGAACATGTTTATTATGAAATCAAATCGTCGGGGTACGAGCGTAAGCTGATTGGAGGAATCGTTATTACCGGTGGAGGCGCCCAGCTTAAACATCTTGTACAACTGGTGGAATATGTCACTGGGCTCGAATGTCGTATTGGTATGCCTAATGAGCATCTGTCAAAAAATGAGGTGTTGCCAAAAAATGCGTATGATGAACTAAAAAGCCCATTATACGCTACTGGTATAGGTTTATTGATTAAAGGGATTGAATCAGTTGAGTATGAGGAAGTTGAAAATCCTACCAAAAGTCAGCTAGTGAAGGGGATTGCAGAAGAAGGAAAGAAGACTTTCGGCTTTTTGGATAAGATTATTCGCTATATAAGCGACGATAATAAAATTGAAGATACAGATTATATTAAATAA
- a CDS encoding aminotransferase class I/II-fold pyridoxal phosphate-dependent enzyme — protein MDLFDKISKNLGPIGQHHKWSHGYFSFPKLEGEINSHMKFRGKDHLVWSLNNYLGLANHPEVRETDAKAAKEFGMAYPMGARMMSGNSNHHETLEQDLATFVGKEDAFLLNYGYQGMVSIIDALVDRNDVIVYDAESHACIIDGVRLHMGKRFVYQHNDIDSCKKQLERAKRIIEQTGGAILVITEGVFGMSGAQGKLKEINELKSAYNFRLLVDDAHGFGTMGPTGAGTHEAQDCIDGVDIYFGTFAKSMAGIGAFVAANEEIVTYLRYNMRSQTFAKSLPMPMVIGLIKRLELLKNEPGLRAKLWEIATLLQKGLKDQGFDIGHTNTMVTPVFLKGDLAEATALTMDLRENYGIFCSIVVYPVIPKGQIELRLIPTATHSNEDVKRTVHAFSEVSEKLNNGYYKEQQVVTA, from the coding sequence TTGGATTTATTCGATAAAATATCAAAAAATTTGGGGCCTATCGGGCAACACCATAAATGGTCGCATGGGTATTTTTCTTTTCCTAAGCTGGAAGGTGAAATCAATTCACATATGAAGTTTAGGGGGAAAGATCATTTGGTTTGGAGCTTAAATAATTATCTCGGTTTGGCCAATCACCCCGAGGTCAGAGAAACGGACGCGAAAGCTGCCAAGGAGTTTGGTATGGCCTACCCTATGGGAGCAAGAATGATGTCAGGAAACTCAAATCATCATGAAACATTGGAACAGGACTTAGCGACCTTCGTAGGTAAGGAAGATGCTTTTCTTTTGAATTATGGATATCAAGGGATGGTATCGATTATCGATGCTTTGGTGGATAGGAATGATGTGATTGTATATGACGCAGAGTCACATGCATGCATAATTGACGGGGTTCGTTTACATATGGGGAAACGTTTTGTTTATCAACACAATGACATCGATAGTTGTAAGAAACAATTGGAACGGGCGAAAAGGATAATAGAACAAACTGGTGGTGCTATTTTGGTAATAACAGAGGGTGTGTTCGGTATGTCGGGTGCGCAAGGTAAATTAAAGGAAATTAACGAGCTGAAATCTGCTTATAATTTTAGGTTGCTGGTAGATGATGCCCACGGTTTCGGTACTATGGGACCTACAGGCGCAGGAACACATGAAGCGCAAGATTGTATTGATGGAGTAGATATTTATTTTGGTACATTCGCCAAATCTATGGCTGGTATTGGAGCTTTTGTTGCTGCTAATGAAGAAATCGTTACTTATTTACGATACAATATGCGCTCTCAGACCTTTGCAAAGTCTTTACCCATGCCAATGGTGATTGGTCTTATAAAAAGGCTTGAGCTCTTAAAGAATGAGCCGGGTTTGCGGGCTAAATTATGGGAAATTGCTACTTTATTGCAAAAAGGATTGAAAGATCAGGGATTTGATATAGGCCATACAAATACGATGGTCACGCCGGTGTTTCTAAAAGGCGATCTTGCCGAAGCAACAGCGCTTACAATGGATTTGCGTGAGAATTATGGTATCTTCTGTTCTATTGTTGTTTATCCTGTAATCCCCAAAGGCCAAATAGAATTACGATTGATACCTACGGCTACCCATTCTAATGAAGACGTTAAGCGAACTGTGCATGCGTTTTCAGAAGTTTCTGAAAAGTTAAATAATGGATACTATAAAGAACAACAAGTTGTTACCGCTTAA
- the ligA gene encoding NAD-dependent DNA ligase LigA, whose product MSKKDAAARIAALTKELNEHNYKYYVLAQPSISDFDFDSRLAELASLEQQYPELLDPDSPTQKVGGDITKQFITVRHKWPMLSLSNTYSEQELKDFDTRVRKVLGDDFQYVCELKFDGLSMSLTYENGLLTRGVTRGDGTQGDDVTANIKTIKNIPSKLRSTGYPDIFEIRGEVFMHRAAFERLNKERVENDEIPYANPRNFAAGTIKLQNSSEVAKRPLDCFLYFLYADNRDKLFKTQWESMQALKQWGFHVCEHTKLCNNIHEALAFISYWEQGRHDLSYDIDGIVLKVNSYAQQDELGFTAKSPRWAISYKYKAEEVETILKSISYQVGRTGAVTPVANLEPVQLSGTTVKRATLHNANEIARLNLHELDTVLVEKGGEIIPKITSINTAKRVPDAVKIAYPEKCPVCGTILVRKEGEAVHYCPNEIGCHPQIVGRIQHFASRKAMDIEGLGNETIEVLYKKGLIKQIGDLYNLHRHQSILEQIERFGSKSISNMLNGIEKSKEKPFEKVLFGLGIRYVGETIARKLVLNFKNIDALATASSTEIAEVDEIGKRIAESVSDYFSSALHQQQLVELKMQGLQFSIVEQEIQLKSYKLLEKTFIISGVFEYHSREELTNLILANGGKIMTSISTKLNYLVAGDKMGPSKLAKAQKLNIPMITEDELIKMIK is encoded by the coding sequence ATGTCTAAAAAAGATGCAGCTGCTCGTATTGCAGCGTTAACCAAGGAACTGAACGAGCATAATTACAAATACTACGTATTGGCGCAACCTAGTATATCAGATTTCGACTTCGACAGTAGGTTAGCGGAACTCGCTTCACTTGAGCAACAGTATCCAGAACTATTAGACCCCGACTCCCCTACCCAAAAAGTGGGAGGTGATATTACTAAACAGTTTATCACAGTGCGCCATAAATGGCCTATGCTATCACTGAGTAACACCTATAGTGAACAAGAACTCAAAGATTTTGACACACGTGTTAGGAAAGTGTTAGGGGACGATTTTCAATATGTATGTGAATTAAAATTTGATGGTTTATCGATGAGTCTCACCTATGAAAACGGGCTACTCACACGAGGAGTAACTCGTGGCGATGGTACGCAAGGAGATGATGTTACTGCCAATATAAAAACAATCAAAAATATTCCGAGTAAGTTACGGAGCACCGGCTACCCTGATATATTTGAAATCAGAGGAGAAGTGTTTATGCACCGTGCTGCATTCGAACGTCTAAATAAAGAACGGGTTGAAAATGACGAAATCCCTTACGCTAATCCTCGAAATTTTGCTGCAGGAACTATCAAGTTGCAAAATTCTTCAGAAGTAGCTAAACGTCCGCTTGACTGTTTTTTATATTTTCTATATGCCGATAATCGCGACAAATTATTCAAAACGCAATGGGAAAGTATGCAAGCATTGAAACAATGGGGTTTTCATGTCTGTGAACACACTAAACTATGTAATAATATCCATGAAGCACTAGCTTTTATTTCTTATTGGGAACAGGGGCGTCACGACCTAAGTTATGACATTGACGGTATTGTACTAAAAGTAAATAGCTATGCCCAGCAAGATGAATTGGGCTTTACTGCAAAGTCTCCACGGTGGGCTATCTCTTACAAATACAAGGCGGAAGAAGTTGAGACTATCTTAAAATCGATCAGTTATCAAGTGGGCCGTACAGGTGCGGTTACTCCTGTTGCTAATTTGGAACCGGTACAACTTTCTGGAACAACGGTAAAACGGGCCACCCTTCACAATGCAAATGAAATTGCTCGACTCAACCTACATGAGCTTGATACGGTACTAGTGGAAAAAGGAGGTGAAATCATTCCTAAGATTACTTCAATAAATACCGCAAAACGCGTGCCTGATGCGGTTAAAATAGCCTATCCAGAAAAATGCCCAGTCTGTGGCACTATTCTCGTTCGTAAAGAGGGGGAGGCCGTCCACTATTGTCCGAATGAAATAGGGTGCCACCCTCAAATTGTCGGTAGAATACAGCATTTTGCTAGCAGAAAAGCCATGGATATTGAAGGCCTTGGCAACGAAACTATAGAAGTGTTGTATAAAAAAGGATTAATTAAACAAATAGGAGATCTTTATAACTTACACCGTCATCAAAGTATTCTTGAACAAATAGAACGATTTGGAAGCAAATCGATCAGCAATATGTTAAATGGTATAGAGAAATCAAAAGAAAAGCCTTTTGAGAAAGTGTTATTTGGGCTCGGAATAAGATACGTAGGCGAAACCATTGCGAGAAAGCTAGTCCTAAACTTTAAAAATATTGATGCTCTTGCCACGGCAAGCAGTACAGAAATAGCAGAAGTCGACGAAATTGGCAAACGTATCGCCGAAAGCGTTAGCGACTATTTTTCGAGCGCTCTTCATCAACAGCAACTGGTAGAATTAAAAATGCAAGGACTGCAGTTTTCCATCGTTGAACAAGAAATACAGTTGAAGAGCTACAAGCTATTAGAAAAAACATTCATCATTTCTGGAGTTTTTGAATACCACAGTCGCGAGGAGCTAACGAACTTAATATTAGCAAACGGCGGAAAAATCATGACCAGCATTAGCACCAAATTAAATTACCTGGTTGCTGGTGACAAGATGGGGCCGTCCAAACTAGCAAAAGCCCAAAAACTCAACATACCAATGATCACAGAAGATGAATTAATTAAAATGATAAAATGA
- the ftsZ gene encoding cell division protein FtsZ, whose amino-acid sequence MKFEMLKEQSSIIKVIGVGGGGGNAVNHMYRQGISGVDFIICNTDAQALELSPIPNKVQLGASLTEGMGAGSDPDVGENSAIESIEDIKRMLGVNTKMLFITAGMGGGTGTGASPVIAKAAREIGVLTVAIVTTPFAFEGKRRRSQAEEGLSELRKYVDSYLVISNDRLREIFGNLTMSSAFAKADDILTTAAKGIAEIITIPGYINVDFKDVRTVMNDSGVAIMGNAKASGDERAQKAVEGALASPLLKDSEIEGARYILLNISSGTQEVTMDEISIITDYIQERAGFTAEIIWGNCLDESLDKDLSVTIIATGFQTTEERKQEESNKRIAIPLEEEKVPLVRPVNQMLEKESKATPTQNLADSTAPNVQPTALPPADLFSGFRSPSQPIENKVVTPKKEEIIRHTLVEEEPSSEKDAQDTNEYQLKVAESEFLFSSSNDSHANQEEVDKAVVANEEDLGNVSKAAEVQQEDSGYDYQSSNAAKQADEQKTDESIEEQLRKTKERILRLKDLSMKLRSTNGLQEIENEPAYRRKQKTLDQVPHSSESQVSRFTLSSEDGITEIRPNNSFLHDNVD is encoded by the coding sequence ATGAAATTTGAAATGCTTAAAGAACAGTCATCTATTATAAAGGTAATAGGTGTTGGCGGAGGTGGTGGCAACGCTGTTAACCACATGTATAGGCAGGGAATTAGCGGTGTGGATTTTATAATTTGCAATACCGATGCTCAAGCATTGGAGTTGAGCCCTATTCCGAATAAAGTACAACTGGGAGCAAGTTTAACAGAGGGTATGGGAGCGGGATCTGATCCTGACGTTGGGGAAAACTCTGCTATTGAGAGTATTGAAGATATTAAGCGTATGTTAGGTGTAAACACGAAGATGTTGTTTATCACTGCTGGTATGGGAGGTGGTACCGGAACAGGTGCTAGTCCGGTTATTGCCAAGGCGGCGAGGGAGATAGGCGTGTTAACTGTTGCTATTGTGACTACACCATTTGCTTTTGAAGGTAAACGGCGTCGTAGTCAAGCTGAGGAAGGACTGTCTGAATTGCGCAAGTATGTAGATTCCTATCTTGTCATTTCCAATGATAGGCTACGAGAGATTTTTGGTAACCTTACCATGAGCTCTGCCTTTGCAAAAGCAGATGATATTTTAACTACAGCAGCAAAGGGCATTGCTGAGATTATTACCATCCCTGGTTATATTAACGTGGATTTCAAAGACGTGCGTACCGTTATGAATGATAGTGGTGTAGCGATTATGGGAAATGCAAAAGCCAGTGGTGATGAGCGTGCGCAAAAAGCAGTCGAAGGTGCTTTGGCGTCTCCTTTGTTGAAAGATAGTGAGATTGAAGGTGCACGTTATATCCTTTTAAACATATCTTCTGGCACACAGGAGGTAACCATGGACGAAATATCCATTATAACAGATTACATACAAGAGCGTGCAGGTTTCACTGCTGAAATTATTTGGGGTAATTGTTTGGATGAATCTTTAGATAAAGATTTATCAGTAACGATTATTGCTACTGGATTCCAAACTACTGAGGAGCGTAAACAGGAAGAAAGTAATAAGCGGATAGCTATTCCACTGGAGGAAGAGAAAGTTCCATTGGTTAGACCAGTAAACCAGATGCTTGAAAAAGAATCGAAAGCAACTCCTACGCAAAATTTAGCAGATAGTACAGCACCTAATGTGCAACCAACAGCTTTGCCTCCAGCTGATTTGTTTAGTGGTTTTAGATCGCCTTCACAACCGATAGAGAATAAGGTGGTGACGCCAAAGAAGGAGGAAATCATTCGCCACACGTTGGTTGAAGAAGAGCCAAGCTCCGAAAAAGATGCTCAGGATACCAATGAATATCAGTTGAAGGTGGCGGAGAGTGAGTTTCTTTTTAGTAGCAGCAACGATAGTCATGCAAACCAGGAAGAGGTAGACAAGGCGGTAGTAGCCAATGAAGAGGATCTTGGCAATGTATCAAAAGCAGCCGAAGTGCAGCAGGAGGATAGCGGATACGATTATCAAAGTTCAAATGCAGCAAAACAAGCGGATGAGCAAAAGACAGATGAAAGCATAGAGGAACAGCTGAGAAAGACTAAAGAGCGGATTCTGAGGCTAAAGGATCTTAGCATGAAACTTCGTTCAACTAACGGGTTACAGGAAATTGAAAATGAACCGGCTTACAGAAGAAAGCAGAAGACACTAGACCAGGTGCCACATTCTTCTGAATCACAGGTGTCTAGGTTTACTCTTTCGTCAGAGGACGGCATTACAGAGATAAGGCCTAATAATTCGTTTCTGCATGATAATGTCGATTAG
- a CDS encoding Bcr/CflA family multidrug efflux MFS transporter, translating into MRTTKSRLFTILILGLLSAIGPLSIDMYLPGFQSIADDLETTVPRIQLSLTSFFIGVASGQLIYGPLLDRYGRKRPLIAGLIIYIIVSIACALTYSADHLIIFRFVQALGSCAGMVAARAMVRDYFTSSETAKVFSLLMLVIGVSPILAPTIGGFIIEHWDWHGIFILLALITTLILLAVIFILPESRGPNKQLSLKPKPIVKGFWEVFRTRPFYVNAFAGGIASSGLYAYLAGSPYVLMELHGVSEQQYGWIFAVIATALVTTSQLNNFLLRKHASSNIAKIALLLQALTGITLFSLTAVHAINLPLTIILIFIFLGCQGFTFPNTSAAALNPFDKSAGSASALLGSIQLGMGAISSALVSLFHNDSGLPMTGVMALCAVVSASILWFLPVKQSS; encoded by the coding sequence ATGCGTACAACAAAAAGCCGCTTATTTACGATATTAATTTTAGGTCTACTTTCAGCCATTGGGCCTCTTTCCATAGACATGTACCTACCCGGTTTTCAATCAATAGCAGACGATCTAGAGACCACTGTGCCACGTATTCAGCTTTCCTTAACCAGCTTTTTCATTGGTGTAGCATCAGGTCAACTTATTTATGGACCGTTGTTAGATCGATACGGGCGAAAAAGACCCTTAATCGCGGGCTTAATCATCTACATTATCGTCTCTATCGCGTGTGCTCTTACATACTCAGCCGATCACTTGATTATTTTTCGCTTTGTACAGGCGCTCGGCAGTTGTGCAGGGATGGTTGCGGCAAGAGCTATGGTGCGGGATTATTTTACGTCAAGTGAAACGGCAAAGGTATTCTCGCTTCTAATGCTCGTAATAGGTGTGTCTCCTATACTTGCACCAACAATTGGCGGATTTATTATTGAGCACTGGGATTGGCATGGGATATTTATATTACTGGCGTTGATCACTACACTCATCCTACTCGCTGTCATATTTATTTTACCCGAAAGTCGCGGCCCTAATAAGCAGCTCTCACTAAAACCAAAGCCAATAGTTAAGGGGTTTTGGGAGGTTTTCCGAACACGGCCATTTTATGTCAACGCATTTGCGGGCGGGATTGCCTCTTCTGGCTTGTACGCCTATCTGGCCGGATCTCCATATGTACTAATGGAGCTACATGGCGTATCAGAACAACAGTACGGTTGGATATTCGCAGTCATTGCTACCGCTTTAGTTACCACAAGCCAACTAAACAACTTCCTACTTAGGAAACATGCTAGTTCTAATATTGCAAAAATAGCCCTATTACTGCAAGCACTCACGGGAATTACACTGTTCAGCCTAACTGCGGTACATGCTATCAACCTTCCGTTGACAATTATCTTAATTTTTATCTTCTTAGGTTGTCAAGGCTTCACATTTCCGAACACTTCCGCAGCTGCATTAAATCCATTCGACAAATCAGCGGGCAGCGCCTCTGCTTTGCTAGGGAGCATACAGCTGGGAATGGGTGCAATAAGCTCAGCACTTGTTAGCTTGTTCCATAACGATTCTGGATTACCAATGACGGGGGTAATGGCTTTATGTGCTGTGGTAAGCGCCTCCATTTTATGGTTTCTGCCCGTAAAACAAAGCTCTTGA
- the dapA gene encoding 4-hydroxy-tetrahydrodipicolinate synthase, whose amino-acid sequence MNNLLGAGVALITPFNNDGSIDFDGLANLIEYQITGGMDYLVSMGTTGEVATLTKEEKKKILDFTAEQVNGRVPLVAGFGGNNTAELLDQIKSFDNPAYQAILSVSPYYNKPTQEGIYQHYKAVAQATTLPIILYNVPGRTGSMISVETIIRLATNFKNIIGVKEASANFEHFTRIMAKKPEGFLLISGDDALTLPMMSLGAVGVITVVGNAFPKQTQKLVKYCNEWHYEEARKLHYELLNIDDLCFIEGNPAGVKEMLKELGICGNHVRLPLVPVSEETKQKIAIAVKDLTAQN is encoded by the coding sequence ATGAATAATCTACTTGGTGCCGGAGTGGCATTAATTACACCATTTAATAATGATGGTAGTATTGACTTTGATGGATTAGCAAATTTGATCGAATATCAAATAACTGGGGGAATGGACTATCTTGTTAGTATGGGAACAACAGGAGAGGTTGCCACACTAACAAAAGAAGAAAAGAAGAAAATATTAGATTTTACAGCTGAACAAGTTAATGGACGCGTGCCACTTGTTGCAGGTTTCGGGGGAAACAATACCGCTGAACTATTGGACCAAATAAAATCCTTTGATAATCCGGCCTATCAAGCAATACTATCTGTTAGCCCTTATTATAACAAACCTACTCAAGAAGGGATTTATCAACACTACAAAGCTGTAGCACAAGCAACAACTTTACCCATTATTTTATATAACGTCCCGGGAAGGACGGGAAGTATGATCTCCGTGGAAACGATTATACGCCTAGCAACTAATTTCAAGAATATCATTGGTGTGAAGGAAGCATCAGCAAATTTCGAGCATTTTACTCGAATTATGGCTAAGAAACCAGAAGGTTTCCTCCTCATTTCAGGAGATGATGCCTTAACACTTCCCATGATGTCGCTAGGTGCTGTGGGCGTCATAACTGTTGTTGGAAATGCCTTTCCAAAACAAACCCAAAAGCTTGTAAAATACTGCAACGAATGGCATTATGAAGAAGCTCGAAAACTACATTACGAACTGTTGAACATAGATGACCTGTGTTTTATTGAGGGGAATCCAGCAGGCGTCAAGGAGATGCTCAAAGAACTTGGAATATGTGGTAATCATGTAAGGCTCCCCCTTGTGCCGGTCAGTGAAGAAACTAAACAAAAGATTGCAATTGCTGTAAAGGACTTAACAGCACAAAACTAG
- a CDS encoding histone H1 yields MASIEKFNELKSLIDGLDGDADKFFNKGNSAAGTRVRKGLQDVKNLAQSIRLEIQEAKNKK; encoded by the coding sequence ATGGCAAGTATTGAAAAATTCAACGAGCTAAAAAGTCTAATTGATGGTTTAGACGGAGATGCTGACAAATTCTTTAACAAGGGTAACAGTGCCGCTGGTACTCGTGTGAGAAAGGGTTTGCAAGATGTTAAAAATTTGGCGCAATCTATTCGTTTAGAAATCCAAGAGGCGAAAAATAAGAAATAA
- a CDS encoding cell division protein FtsQ/DivIB: MLNKIKQIRWRRVVYILAWGVSLIGLSVLMSFINTKKSNMTCAKVNVIVPGTQAFVSQMEVNNIVEETGGVLIGQTLKNIPIHRIEDGLRSNPFIKEVKVFSEIDGTVNVKIEQREAILRIINNVGNDFYVDVDGMKFPTSALYAPHIIVANGNIEERFTGEQDSVQSALAEDLYSVASFLVTDSLWNSQIEQLYVNEEKDIELVPRVGDQKIVLGNGDSLQTKFDKLLVFYKHVVPKAGWGTYKTVNLKFSNQLVCEKADSIIQREKNNKQHINTH, translated from the coding sequence ATGCTGAATAAAATAAAGCAAATACGATGGCGCAGAGTAGTTTATATACTTGCTTGGGGTGTGAGCCTTATTGGCCTTTCTGTGTTGATGAGTTTCATCAATACGAAGAAGAGTAATATGACTTGTGCTAAAGTTAACGTTATTGTGCCTGGAACACAGGCATTTGTTTCGCAGATGGAGGTTAATAATATAGTAGAAGAAACGGGTGGGGTATTGATTGGACAAACACTCAAAAATATACCCATTCATCGTATAGAGGATGGACTACGTTCAAATCCATTTATAAAAGAAGTAAAAGTGTTCTCCGAGATTGATGGCACGGTCAACGTGAAAATTGAACAACGTGAAGCCATCTTGAGAATAATTAATAATGTGGGCAACGATTTTTACGTTGATGTTGATGGGATGAAGTTTCCAACATCGGCCTTGTATGCGCCACATATAATCGTGGCAAATGGAAATATCGAGGAACGATTTACAGGAGAGCAAGATTCTGTACAAAGTGCATTAGCGGAGGATCTTTACAGCGTAGCCAGTTTTTTGGTGACAGACTCTTTATGGAATAGTCAGATTGAACAACTATATGTCAATGAAGAAAAAGACATTGAGTTGGTACCTAGGGTAGGGGATCAAAAAATAGTGCTCGGTAATGGCGATTCACTACAGACTAAGTTTGATAAGTTACTTGTTTTTTATAAACATGTTGTTCCTAAAGCAGGGTGGGGAACTTATAAAACAGTGAATTTGAAATTTTCAAATCAGTTAGTCTGTGAAAAAGCAGATAGTATCATACAAAGGGAAAAAAATAATAAACAGCATATTAACACGCATTAG